A region of Asterias amurensis chromosome 22, ASM3211899v1 DNA encodes the following proteins:
- the LOC139954021 gene encoding uncharacterized protein, whose protein sequence is MSGLYQATCQVMKLVILLFTCNFTLAGDFALIADLSNNSIYAGSMGKALVDLTPLPLSGLKGPLAVDYDPVMEMVYWTEVQGVPSSKIARAHLNGSNQMTLVESLRVPDGLSLDLTSRMMYWTDMVFMHIMRATMDGENKEVIVENIGSPRAIVVHHLSGFIYWTDWGDYPKIERADLDGGNRITLIEGELGWPNGILVDHENNMLYWCDASLDKIERSDLLGENRQFVKNLTELNLPFHPFDLAVYKDEIYWTDWNYVALLRVNINGLGEQVFGPLVFERAAGLHIQLEPDYCESSPCETGATCVDIINGFQCLCPPGSAICSQDPSDAGCMFTSDQKDSVTIVPDKDIYQPGEQVEISCPSGYRVSGSIERICRSDLTWSGEATMCIAEDSGCMLISDQRGIVTVVPEKDVYLPGDQVQISCPSGYRVSGSIERICRSDLTWSGEATMCNAEESGCTRPRDDSSDIDVIPDKDNYLTGDRVKFSCPNGFLLSSSAEQICLSNSTWSGEQPHCVVDPESEGEEFPLVVVIGGGAGLFIIIIILIVVFIICISRSRSRSSNTTNTSSHYDDNHYSNPLAYENHIDPVYESNFVIKPGTESSPPMTYTTCI, encoded by the exons GTGATTTTGCATTGATCGCTGATCTTTCTAATAACAGCATTTATGCGGGAAGCATGGGCAAGGCCCTTGTCGATTTGACACCGCTCCCTCTCAGTGGCTTAAAGGGTCCATTGGCCGTTGACTACGACCCAGTGATGGAAATGGTTTACTGGACTGAGGTTCAAGGTGTGCCGTCTTCAAAGATAGCTAGAGCTCATCTGAACGGCAGCAATCAAATGACACTCGTTGAAAGCCTTAGAG TACCGGATGGTTTGAGTTTGGACCTGACTTCTCGCATGATGTACTGGACGGATATGGTTTTTATGCACATTATGCGAGCCACTATGGATGGAGAAAACAAAGAAGTTATCGTTGAAAATATTGGATCCCCTAGAGCCATCGTTGTTCACCATCTATCGGG GTTCATCTACTGGACCGACTGGGGGGATTACCCTAAGATTGAGAGGGCAGATCTAGACGGGGGAAATAGGATAACCCTGATTGAAGGAGAGTTGGGCTGGCCAAACGGAATATTAGTCGATCACGAAA ATAACATGTTGTATTGGTGCGACGCCAGCCTCGACAAGATAGAACGAAGTGACCTTCTTGGAGAAAATCGGCAGTTCGTCAAAAATTTGACGGAGCTTAATCTCCCTTTCCATCCTTTTGATTTGGCTGTTTACAAAGATGAAATATATTGGACTGATTGGAACTATGTAGCTCTTCTTAGGGTGAACATAAATGGTCTAGGGGAGCAGGTCTTTGGGCCACTCGTATTCGAACGGGCTGCAGGACTACACATTCAATTAG AACCCGACTATTGTGAAAGTTCCCCGTGTGAGACTGGAGCGACATGTGTGGACATCATCAACGGGTTTCAATGTTTGTGTCCTCCCGGATCTGCAATATGTTCTCAAG ATCCTTCAGATGCTGGCTGTATGTTTACCAGTGACCAAAAAGATAGCGTAACTATTGTACCGGATAAAGATATCTACCAACCCGGGGAACAAGTGGAGATCTCATGCCCAAGTGGATACAGAGTCAGTGGATCTATCGAACGGATTTGCAGATCGGATTTGACATGGTCGGGAGAAGCAACTATGTGCATTGCCGAAG atTCTGGTTGTATGCTTATCAGTGACCAACGAGGTATTGTAACTGTTGTACCGGAAAAAGATGTCTACCTACCGGGTGACCAAGTGCAGATCTCATGCCCAAGTGGATACAGAGTCAGTGGATCTATCGAACGGATTTGCAGATCGGATTTGACATGGTCGGGAGAAGCAACTATGTGCAATGCTGAAG AATCTGGATGTACACGTCCTCGGGACGATTCAAGCGATATTGACGTCATACCAGATAAGGATAATTACTTAACAGGCGACCGTGTTAAGTTTAGCTGCCCCAACGGGTTTCTGCTTAGCTCATCAGCCGAACAGATTTGTCTTTCGAACTCGACATGGTCTGGAGAACAACCACACTGTGTTGTAGATCCAGAAAGTGAAGGTGAAG AATTTCCTTTGGTTGTCGTTATCGGCGGAGGTGCCGGGttgttcatcatcatcatcatcttgatAGTTGTTTTCATCATTTGTATAAGCAG GTCGCGATCGCGAAGTTCCAACACCACCAACACCAGTAGTCATTACGATGATAACCATTACTCCAACCCACTTGCATATGAAAATCACATCGACCCCGTATATGAAAGCAACTTCGTCATCAAGCCCGGAACTGAGTCTAGCCCCCCAATGACGTACACAACTTGCATATAA